The proteins below are encoded in one region of bacterium:
- a CDS encoding NifU family protein, whose protein sequence is MSQEIEQIKNVLEKEVRPMLAMHLGSLDFVGFKEGVVSVRFQGTCKGCPLSNLTLKAGIESILK, encoded by the coding sequence ATGAGTCAAGAGATAGAACAAATTAAAAATGTTTTAGAAAAAGAAGTGCGTCCGATGCTGGCTATGCATTTGGGGTCTTTGGATTTTGTGGGTTTTAAAGAAGGCGTGGTGAGCGTGCGCTTTCAGGGAACATGCAAGGGTTGCCCATTGTCCAATTTAACTCTTAAAGCCGGGATTGAAAGTATTCTTAAA